TACTGAGTttggctgcaaaaaaaaaagttaaatttggTACTGCACAATGCAAAAATGAGGGGCTGCAGGACTTGAGTGGAGCATCTCTTTCTGCTCAGACTTCTCCAGTCCCAAGATGTACACTGAATTTCAAATTTGCTTGTAACTTTTCCTGCCAAAGGCTCTATATGCTTAAATTAAAAGTGAAGAAGAATAAAGAGAATCATTTGCTGGAGTACAAAAAGGAGTTGTTTACTTTTGCAAAGCAAGTGGTTTTAATAAAAGCTTGATGACACTTACTGCACGATATAAATAGCAGAACGTTCGTCCTCTGCTGGAACAGCCACATTGAGTGCAGCTCTGGGCTTTTatacttgtttgcttttgcacCATGATCTTGGCCTCATTTTTCACTTCCCCTGTATTTATCCCATCCCAAAGGGCTAGATCCAGGCCAGGAATATGCTTAGCATATTGCTTCCAAATTAATTTGCAAAGACTTTAATAGTAATCTGACAGAGGCCAGGAACTGTTTATGCCTAGAAAAGGGAATACACCATTTCACCACAGATGATGGTGaaataagtaaaagaaaacTTGGGTCAGTCTTGCTCAGACTGAATGCCAGGCATTCCATTAAACCTGCTgttggttggctttttttgtattctgtttcaTATCAAGAACACAGTACATTTTTAGAGAAACAATACCTTTACTACAAAACCATGTAAATGATTATATACAAAATATTGGAATTTGGTTTTGTACTGTCATGACAGTAATAACTAGCTGCCAACATTTATTTACGTTTCCTTAATACTAGGTACATAACACCACTGATCAGAGTAAAGGCAAATGCAATCCAGGCTAAGACGAAGGAATAGCCATACTGGCCTTTAGAAACTTCAATGGCATATTCAATGCTCTTGTGCAGTTCTTCATGCCTATCTGTGTAAATGGAAGCTGCAATCATCACGCACAGACCTGGAGGAGAACAAACAGCAAAGGTTAGTAATTTTAGATAATATCAGTACGTATAATAACCATCCACTGGCTCTCATCTGGCAGCCGCTTCCAGCAGTGTCTTTTTTGCAAACACTTATTTTCCATCTGCAAACTAAACTGGGGGCATTTCAGGACATGCTCTCAGTTTTTTTGGCAGGGACTGAATTTTAAGTGCTGTTGCATATTCATGTAATTTGCAATGAACACAAAATGATTCTTAACATCTGGATAGTTTTAAAGACTAACAAAAATTAAGGAAGTACCTGCCTACAACATTTGCAGTTACTTAATTTGATCAAGATGCTCAGAATCTTAGATTCCTTCCCTCCCGGATTTTTACTTCTGAGCTGTGATGTTACCCATGTTTCCACTGCCTAAACAGTACAGAATTGAGCAGTTCCATGTTTAAACATATATGCAGGACAACCTATGACCTCCAGAGCCCTACAGAGTTCTCATACAGCTCATTCTTTTTGAAacctttttccccttccctttcgTACTTTCATGTAAACATCATTGAAGTCACAAGTGTTGAAAAATCACTCACATGACAGGAGCTGGATAATAGAGGTTAACACAAATCTTTCTCCTTGCTTTAGACGGAAAAGTTGGagaatgaaaaccagaaatGCCACACAACAGAAAATAGTAGATAGGACCATGGAGGCCTGAACAGCCTGAATTGATTGAtattctgcaaaaacaaaagcagatttgaTTAGAAATAGTTATCCCCCCTTGCCTATTCCAGCAAtgagcagaagggcagagctgcactctCTAAGCAGGGGTTCAGCAGACACAGTAAACCAACTGTGCAAGCCTCAGAGGGTTcttctcactttctttttatttatacagCCAGTGACTTAAAgacttttaaaagcttttcagaaaactgaataaaacaCTGGAGAGACCATTTCTCACATACCACATCCTCCACTACCCTCTGTATACTAAAACAGGGTGAAACTCAATTGTAGGCTAAATTCATATTAGATTAGATGTGCCTTACATAATGGGATTGTCTCCCTGCAATATAGACATGACGTGACACTCGGACACAAAAGTTACTACAGGGCTACATGGCTCTTCATTTACCTATTTGAAATACATACTAACTGAAAGTGTGGGAACATAGTTAAAGTAACTCTtgagaataaaaaatatatatatatttggtaAAGCAGGGTAAGTTAGATTGTACTGTATATTAATTCTTCGCATAGATATTAAGTACAATATCTATGTTAAAAGTTCAGACtgtgttctcattttctttcccttttaccCCCATGCCTGTAGAACAGcgtatttatgttattttaaagtTCAGTTCTGAGAGGCAAGTTCCACCACTGCAGAGCTACCTTCAGATGTCTTCACCACTTCTACTTGATCCGGTACTTTAAATGTTCTTTGGCTCTTGCTCTTAATTCCTTGTGTTTAATCCCTCATATTGGGCTTTCAGTGTACCTAACAGTTCCTTCTGTTCTCCCATGAGAGAACCTGTAGGAACAGTTTGCTTTTCCAAAATGGAAATCCAGTATTGAAGAATTTAGAAGACATGAGTAGTTAGAACATACAGGTTTTTGAACAAGTATATATTCTTGTCCCTGTAAATTTTATGCTGGTTTCCTCTATCTCCTGCTAAAGGAACTGAGACATATGCATGCACAGATACTCACCTCTGAATTGAACAGTAATAGGTGTGCAGGTGCTATTATTTGTGGCACATGCACTCCAGACATCTGTAGAAAAATTATCTCCTACCCACCAGGCctgcaaaataaaagtaaaggCACATCCACTGTAACAAACACCTGTTCACTAATCTTTGAAACTAAATTTCAGATGTAATGGACTTAAAAGCATTTGTACAGGCTAGGTCTCAAGAACAAGAGGGCAAGAAACTTGTTATTCTTCCATATTTGGAGATGGGATGGCAAGCCAACAGCATTAAGAACTGGAATATAATTCTGCATTCCCAGTAAAGAACTGAAAGCTCCAGTGCTTCTGCTTGAAATCAAGATCTAGGCTCGGGAAGTAATGAGCAGAAGAACGAGACTGGAGACcttcttacattttttctgaTAAATTTGCACTGAGTCGTGTACTGACCACAAAACTGAAGGCTGCATGTTATCTGCTCAATTTTGGAATAAAGGGTATTTCTTTATTCAtgtatcattttcattttagacCCATGTGAAGTAAGAAAGGGACCAGATAGCAACCCTGAAGCACAAGGGATTTTCTACTTTTCAGACAGAAGTCTTGGACGTTCGAAGATTGCTCACTCCATAAGATACCCCAACAAGCTGTAATTTGTTCACCCAGACCTTCTTTGGAATGTAAATTCCCTTAAGGCACAACACTTTTTTAACTCATGGGAAACAGCAGGGTAATAAACCAAGAAACAGAAACCCTGTTCACAAATTTTCTGGTTCCCGACACTGAATGAATTAATCTCCACTAACGTAGCTGTGCTGTCAATGTACAAATGCAGTTCGTGCACTGTAGCATCTGACTGGAAGTAATAGCAATAAATTAAGATCTCACTGTGGTATTtctatttcagtgttttaacaTTTAATGCAAAATAGTACTACAGTGACTGAACAGATTTTTACGGCAGCCTGGGAAATGCTGCAACCACTCCACACAAGTGGCATTTCCTCAGGAAATCCACTCCAATTCCGATAGCTACCCAGGCCTCAGTTCTGAGTAGTTTCTGGAAAAATAGGACTTTTAAATATGGAATCATCAGCTGCTTGAAGAGACGTACCAGAAACCTCACAGAATACCAGGCAGATCTGCAGCAGTACAGCAGTAAGGACATCAGTGTATCATGATGGTAGCCATATCCATCAGAATAACACTGGATTACTGTGTTAAGAAAAAGCACTACTTTTTCAATAGCACTAATCCATTCATTTTTTTGCTATCCAAgtggaataaattatttttcagctttgaaggctttttcatattttgagaGTGATTTTCTTGACGACATAAAATCTATGAAAGTGCTAAAACCAAGCAGAAGCTGGTTGCATAGTTTGTTACTGCTTAGAAGTAGTTAATGACACAAAGCAGAGCGCGTGGTTTTGGAATTCTGTAATCCTTTGTATGTAACTGACCTGAGCTAAGAATAATTTGCCTGTCCACTGTCCTAGTTTTCTAAATATTCAAAGGAGCGGGGCAATAAAACTTGGTTTTAGTGCTTTTAATTGATGATCTACTCCAGCATATCAACTAGTTGGCTGAAAAATAACATGTCAGTTCATAAAATTTTGCAATGAAGACCTGTGGATATCTTATCATTTTACTTAAAGCACAGTCTTCGGAAAAACTATGGGATTCAAACCAGCTTCACAAGTAAAGTATTTCCAGTAGAcgacttcttttttttttacatcctaAAAGCCTGTGGACTCATTCAACCTGTCAGAGAAAGAACCCAATGCAGTTAAGAGTACCAGTCACTGCCAGCTGTTTTGGAAATAAGTCGTTCATATTAAGAGCTAGATGTAAACACTGAAAAGCAATCTTTTTCTTGTCacaaaagtaattaaaagaaatttgaaaagaaaccCACACAATTCTAAAACTTTGAGCTGAAATTGCTTCAAGTGAATTGAAACTAATTCATAGCAGAAATTACACTCCTCTGAGGATGGtttgaagaaaagaagccaAATCTATTTTTCAGTTGCATAATTTTAAGTGTTATATAGGAACTAACTTTACGATAATacgatttttttcttaaacaaacgtttgttttaataaagttGGTGGAAAACTTCTAAGGCTCAAAACACATCTAGCAAATtatctgaaacacagcaagtaATAAAAGActgtaaaagcaaagaaataactGGGTGCTTGAGggacaagaagaaatgacaCTTACATTGTCAATAGTTGAGATGAACAACAGCGCTGCTGAAGTTATGTGAAATATAATAATGAAAGCCAAAAGAATCAACATCCTTGATGCGAGGAGTATTTAGTTCGAGataaatctgttaaaaaaaataaaagaatgaaaatcatTCTTTCAAAGCTGTTAATTAATCAACCCATCATTAGACTCCTTCACTGTGGCTGTAAGTGCCCATGGTCATTGCAAGTGTATTTCAGAGCACAGTACCACTGAAGAGTTTGAAAGGTTGTATGTAGTTTGGCTGCAAGGCATGTATTCTTTCTCCAGAGGTAAAAGACTTCACTAATCATGCTTTATACCAGTATGacagctttctgtttgttaCATGTGATATGTAGCTAGCACCACTAGAGTTTAAATGAATTTCAACTTGAAGCGAAGCCAAGAGGTGTGTTTTCATAATATGCAAGTGGGATGGCTGCAACAAgtaaacacaattttttttctgcaagcttCTCCAGCAGAGGTATAAAGCACTCTTTCATGTTGACTTTCAGATAATTACTTTTCAAATGACAGCCTCATTTCCATGCTATGCCAGAACTTCCACAGGCTTTTTGGTAAGGTCTTGTTTCAATCATGCTTTTGAAGTAGGGAGAACTGTAGATTTCAGTAGGATGCTGGtagaacaaaatgaagtgttCCATGAACTATCACGTAGATTTAGGAATAGCTATGTTGTACCTTTGGCTTTGTACAGACTGTCCTTTGTAATATAATCACAAGATTTATCCATTGGTGAATGACTTAGGGCTACCATTTTCTAGAGTTAAGAAAGTAGTAGAGTAGAGTTAAATAACCAGTTAGCAGTGCAACAATTCAGTCATCTTCTGTTTAGTAACTTAACACTCTCTCTAGTGCCTCTATTATCTACTTACCATACATGGCCCATTTCATATCGTTTCACatctcaaatgaaaaaaacagatatCTTATACATAGTGGAAccacaaacatttcttgaagTGTAATCCCCAGCAAATCTATGAGCAGGTAATAGTTATGGAAAACTACCATATTTTGCACAGGAGTGTGCAATTACCTGGCATAGCCATTGTCTTTTCCTTATCGTACAAAAAAGCTTTCCAGATGCTATAAGGAAACCCCAGTCTTGCAGGTATTTGCTGTGCATTTAAAGTAGCACTATCACTCGTAAGGACCTTACATATGTTTCTTTACTTCCTTAGCTTTGGAAATTTTCTCCTATGTCAGATGCCCACATACTTGTAACACAGCaaatacatggaagaaaaggcaattatttgaagacttcattttttcatACCCAACCCTCTGTCCCTTGCTGCTGATTCTAGATTCACAGGCTGTCACAAGTATGACAAGCAATGCAGATGGAGTGTGTAATCAAATAAAGGGACTACATCGACAGCATTTTCAAAGAGAATAGCTGCTCCACTGGCATTTTTATCAATCCAAAATACAACTGTACTCTGCaaaactcaaagaaaaagataataGCATATAAACATGCTGGAAACAGACTAGAAGTTCCAGATTAATCCTTCACTGTacacactgcagcacaacaTTTTGCTGCAGTACTGCGTTACAACGagcaaaaagccaaaaaaaattaaagtgcTTTTGAGATGAGGAAAACTGGTCTGATAATACTTATTTCTGTATCAAACTTGAATGCCTGTACTGGAAAACTAAGCCAAATcctgaaacagagaaagcagctaGTCAAATTTTATTCCAATTTTCTCTGCTAACTTGCCTTTTCAATCACAACGAACCACAGAAGTAGTAACTTCTTCCAAAAAGCCAACTCTGCCACATGAGTCAGGATCTTCAAATCTAGCAGCCACATTCCGCTTCTAGAAATGTCATTCATGGCTGCCTACTGAGACTTTCTTGaatgaaaggcaggaaaaaggaaaagaagctaTCTTGTGGGTTTGTGTAATGCCACATCAAAATATCTCCACTGTAAAATGTACCAGTCTTCACACAGTCTTCACACACACTTCTCTTGTCTTGTGGTTaggtttttttcagtttcatttgttCACAGATGGTATCTAAGCAGACAATAGTCATCTGCCATATAAGGAATGAGAATCAAACTGCACTCTATTATTTTTAGGCTAACAATGCATCTTATTACATGATGCATCataaaatgagacagaaaaaatgTAACCTAATTAAAACCAACCTTGCAAAATCAAGACTTGCCAGCTCAGAACTTGCTAGTTTTAATCAACtgaatggttttgttttacttcttttagCCATAAAGAGCAGATTTTTAAACAGGGTGGATGAACACACACAGTAGATGAGGAGACATTGTATGTTTGCCCCAAATAAAGCCAAGATTAAATGAAAGAGCATTATGTTTTActtcacacacatgcacacacacaaaaaggcaGTAAGAATAGCCTGATGCTTCCCAAGAACCTTCCTAAAAGCCATGTTTAGATAATTCCTACTAACTTGCTGGCAATGGCTCCTTTCCTGAGCTGCAAACACTAGCAAAGGCTACAAACACTATAaacagtgtttattttaatggacATTAAACCCTTTGGGGGAGGTAGGCTAATTCCAAGTAATTCATATCAGGGAAGACAACAACTTGCTCCTCACTCCCAGAAGAGCACAGATAAATCTGCAGGCTTCAGTCACTCCTGGCAACCTCTTCCTATGGACAGCAGGGAGGAGCATAAGGAATAATGAGAGAAGGGTCTTCCAGCTGAACCCATACATCTAGGCACaggaagcacacagcagctccttcccttGAAGGTGTAGACAGCAAAGAAGCTGCTCCAGTGTATGCATCCCTTTCAAGGCAGAAAGACTTCATCTCTCAGCACACCCATAAGCAACCACTCTTCATTCAGTCCTGACAAATCTGGgatttaaaagtttattttgattACTGAAGATTCTTCTACTCCCTAAACAAGTTCTTCTTTCACTGGCTCTCTGAGGTCTGTCTGTGTACCTCTCCCAGAAGCAGGCAGCAACGATCCTCTCTCATAAGCTGGCAAATGACGCAGTTatgtttttttcatggaaacttTCTGAGAACTGTTTGCATTAGCATTCAGAATTCTTAATATTTTAACTATTTATTACTAACCAGATGCTTTAGTAGCTTCCTATTTCTGCTTGCTAGCTGTGAGTCTCCCCGATTTTTATTCACTGTTCCTCAAGGGTTCTTTCCCTTCAGGCTCCCAATTGGTTCCAGTTGTTCCAGCAGCTGAAGCTTGccaagccagcagcatgccaCCTGGCAGCATGATCAGCATCTGCCTTCTGCCTCGTCTGCAAAATGGAGGGCACCTGCAGGAACAGATCAGCCTGCACCACTGCTTAACCCGGCTGACCTAATTCTGCTCGGCAGAAGCACATATTCAGGTTAGATTAAAACTCTATCTTCACATTTAATTTATGTAGCCAAGAAGATACTGGCTCTTAACATTGATTgctaataacaacaaaaaatacctTTTCTAAAAAAGTCACATATATTCAGTGCTCTAACACTTGTATTGTACATGAACAAGAATCTACAATTACATTAAGAAGACGCACAGAAATGATCAGACACCTCAAATAAAATTTTAGTATTGATGTGTGATGTAATGGAGGATTCTATActtggttgttgttgttctttttaatttcctatttttttgcAGAATATCCTACCTACCCACTGCTAGTACACGCTGCCATGAAAAGATTTCTTGCCCTTCCAGGATTCTTACTCTCAAATTGTTCAACGTTTCCATTTTTGTCTCTTGATTATAGGTAAGAATACTGGCATTGATCAGGGCCGTGACTGGGTAGGATCACTTTTAATATCTATCACTTGAAGCAATGTGCACTATGCTTTCTAGTTGAGGTGCTTATAATTAGGTCCACTGCCTTGAGGCATGGATGAAGACCAGGATGGTGCAAAAGATATTGTTCATGTTCCCTCAAACTAGCTTGATTTCTTCTAGCAGTTCTTACACCGTGGACGCAAGTTTCAACAAGGAATGTCCCAATTGTGCAAATGTTTTTGATATATTCAATAAGCATGATTAAGTACGGGAACAGggcccagaggctgtggaatctccATTCTTGGACATGCCTGTAACTTAACTGAAGCAAGGCCCAGCGCACCCTGAGCCAGctccctgctcagagcaggactGCTGTGGAAAGAGTGTCAGAGgcccccccagctctgctctgccgTGGTTCTGCAGCTGCCACAGGAAACCCCCATGCTCATCTCCAGCAAGGCCCTGAGAACAGAGGGCCGAGTATCTGACTGACTTCATCAcgtgacattaaaaaaaagagatgttgGGGTTGTGGTAAGAATGGTGTTGGAATTCAACATCAATTCTTCAACTGtcaaacacagcatttcatAGCACATCACAAAGTATGTAGCAAGGCAGAAATGCATAGGTACAGCTGAGTTAAAATTGCTTCCTACCAGTGAATGCAGGAAAGATAAGTTATTAGAAACCTACTGATCACATTCACCCTTGCTGTAGCAATAAGGTTTCCCACAAATGCTGCTAAACTGCAGGACACCAGTTTTACATACACATATGCATCTACATATAAATATAGATTTCAGTTAACACAAAAGAACTGTCCCTGAGTAAAGATCTAATGCCGCCTTACTTTGCAGAGGAAGGATAAATGCACCAGTCACACTCATCTCTAATCTTCTCAGTAATACAGCATATTGGAAATGATAATTTGCATGTTTGCATTAGAGCCTGATGTACTTTTCAAGAGGCTAAGGAGGACTTCTGTTATTATCTTCAAGACATGCAGAGacaagaacttttttttttttttttttggaaacacGGTAAAACGATGAAACACACAGAACACCAcaaggggggaggaaggggaagcaTTCAATCCACGTTTCCCAACATTTCTGTTCCGTAATAAGCAAATACATTACAACACTGACTCACTTCTCATTGTCTAACTCCCCCCAATCACTCCAACTTTAAGATAAAGTTTATCTTTATTGTCCAGCAGTATTGAGACAT
This window of the Lagopus muta isolate bLagMut1 chromosome 15, bLagMut1 primary, whole genome shotgun sequence genome carries:
- the EMP2 gene encoding epithelial membrane protein 2 — protein: MLILLAFIIIFHITSAALLFISTIDNAWWVGDNFSTDVWSACATNNSTCTPITVQFREYQSIQAVQASMVLSTIFCCVAFLVFILQLFRLKQGERFVLTSIIQLLSCLCVMIAASIYTDRHEELHKSIEYAIEVSKGQYGYSFVLAWIAFAFTLISGVMYLVLRKRK